A segment of the uncultured Fusobacterium sp. genome:
TAAGGCTCTCCTAATTCTTTTTCATAAAGCTCTACTACATATGGATTTTTATGAGAAGCTCTAATCTCTTTATGATAATCTAAATTTTGAATTGCTTCAGCTCTAGTTTTTATAATATCAAAGTTTCCATGATGATAAGGTTGTCCTCCTCCACCAATGCAACCACCTTTGCATGCCATTACTTCTATTGCATGAAACTCCTCTTCTCCTGCTAATATCTTTTCAACTACCTTTCTAGCTGCTCCTAACCCATGTACAACTGCCAATCTTAAAGTTTTATCTCCTATCTTAACTTCAGCAGTTCTTACCTCTTCAAATCCCCTCAATGGAATAAAGTCTAAATTGTCTAATTTTTCATTAGCTACCCATTCATATAGTGTTCTAGCTGCAGCTTCCATAACTCCACCTGTTCTTCCAAAAATATCAGCTGCTCCAGTAGAATCTCCCATAGGTGAATCAAATTCGCTATCTTTTAAAGAGTTAAAATCTATATTATATTGTTTAAAGATTCTTCCTAACTCTCTAGTTGTTAAAGAGTAATCTACATCTGGATTTTCATCAACTGCAAGTTCTTCCCTTGATGCCTCATATTTTTTAGAGATACATGGCATTATAGAAACACAGACTAAATTTTTTCTATCAATTCCCATTTTTTCTGCCCAAACATTTTTAGCTAAAGAACCAAAAATTTGTTGTGGTGACTTTGTAGAAGAGATATTATCCAATATCTCTGGATAATTTAACTCTGCAAATCTAACCCAAGAAGGACAACATGATGTAAATAATGGCAACTTTTTATTTTCTTCCAATCTATGTCTTAACTCTGTTGCTTCTTCCATTATTGTTATATCTGCTGCAAAGTTTGTATCAAATACTCCATCAAAACCTAATTTTTTAAGAGCAGTAACCAATTTACCAGTACAATCTGTTCCTGGTTTTTGCCCAAATAGTTCTCCTATTGCCACTCTAACTGCTGGTGCTACTTGAACTATTACTTTTTTATCAGGATCTATTAAATCTTGTGAAAGTTTAAAGCTATTGTCAGTTTCATATAGAGCCCCTACTGGACAAACTGCCACACATTGCCCACAGAAAGTACAATTAGTATCTATCAGATTTCTATTAAATGCAGTATTTACAATTACATTAAATCCTCTATCTATCCCTGTAAGTATTCCACAAGATTGAATCTCTTCACACATAGTCTCACATCTTCTACACATGATACATTTTGTAATATCACGAGTTATAGATATTGAATATTGCTTGTCATGTTTTGCCTCTTTTCCCTCAAATCTCATCTCTCTAAGTCCAAAAGATATAGCTAGTTTTTGAAGTTCACACTCTCCATTTTTCCCACAGATTAAACAATCTTTTGGGTGATCTGAAAGTAAAAGTTCCACTACTAATCTTCTTTTTTGCATAACTTTCAATGAGTTTGTAATAACTTCCATTCCTTCTGCTACTGGAGTTGTACATGAAGGAAGTAATCTATTCATCCCTTTTACCTCAACTACACAAACTCTACACGAAGCACAATCATTTTTATATCCTATTTCAGGCATCTCCATATAACATAGATGTGGGATATTTATTCCTGCTTTTAAGGCTGCATTTAATATAGTTGTTCCCTCTGGTGCCAATACTACTTTATCATCTATCTTTAATCTAATCATTCTCATCTATAATTCACCCCATTAGAAATTAAAGTTTTTCAACAGCATTAAATTTACAATTTTCAAAACAAGCTCCACATTTTATACAAATTTCACTATTTATTGTATGTTTATGCTTTAAGCTACCTTCAATTGCATTTACTGGACACATTCTTGAACAAGCTGTACATCCTATACAATTATCTGTTATATGGAAAGTTATAAGTTTTTGACAAGCTTTCGCTGTACATTTTTTATTAACAACATGATCTAAATATTCATTATAGAATTGATTTAATGTTGAAAGTACTGGATTAGCTGATGTTTGCCCAAGTCCACATAGTGAAGTTGCTTTTATTCCCTCAGATAATTCTTTTAATAAATTCAAATCTTCAGGTTTTCCCTTTCCATTAGTTATTCTATCTAAAATTTCATACAATCTTGTATTTCCTACTCTACAAGGAGTACATTTTCCACAAGACTCATCTAATGTAAATTCAAGGAAAAATTTAGCAATAGCAACCATACAATCATCTTCATCCATTA
Coding sequences within it:
- a CDS encoding NADH-dependent [FeFe] hydrogenase, group A6 — translated: MRMIRLKIDDKVVLAPEGTTILNAALKAGINIPHLCYMEMPEIGYKNDCASCRVCVVEVKGMNRLLPSCTTPVAEGMEVITNSLKVMQKRRLVVELLLSDHPKDCLICGKNGECELQKLAISFGLREMRFEGKEAKHDKQYSISITRDITKCIMCRRCETMCEEIQSCGILTGIDRGFNVIVNTAFNRNLIDTNCTFCGQCVAVCPVGALYETDNSFKLSQDLIDPDKKVIVQVAPAVRVAIGELFGQKPGTDCTGKLVTALKKLGFDGVFDTNFAADITIMEEATELRHRLEENKKLPLFTSCCPSWVRFAELNYPEILDNISSTKSPQQIFGSLAKNVWAEKMGIDRKNLVCVSIMPCISKKYEASREELAVDENPDVDYSLTTRELGRIFKQYNIDFNSLKDSEFDSPMGDSTGAADIFGRTGGVMEAAARTLYEWVANEKLDNLDFIPLRGFEEVRTAEVKIGDKTLRLAVVHGLGAARKVVEKILAGEEEFHAIEVMACKGGCIGGGGQPYHHGNFDIIKTRAEAIQNLDYHKEIRASHKNPYVVELYEKELGEPYGEKAHKLFHTHYVDRKAK